The following proteins are encoded in a genomic region of Streptomyces sp. NBC_01723:
- a CDS encoding magnesium transporter MgtE N-terminal domain-containing protein, with product MAAGAPRIFVSHLSGIAVFDPAGDQVGRVRDLVVMLRVGRKPPRVLGLVVELTTRRRIFLPMTRVTGIESGQVITTGVVNVRRFEQRPTERLVFGELLDRRVSLTETGEEVTVLDLSVQQLPARRDWEIDKVFVRKGRKGGAFRRAKGETLTVEWSGVTGFSVEEHGQGAENLLATFEQLRPADLANVLHHLSAKRRAEVAAALDDDRLADVLEELPEDDQIEILGKLKEERAADVLEAMDPDDAADLLGELPEADKERLLSLMQPDDAADMRRLMAYEEHTAGGLMTTEPIVLRPDATVADALARIRNPDLSPAHAAQVYVCRPPEETPTGKYLGTVHFQRLLRDPPYTLVGSILDDDLRPLEPDAALPVVAGFFAAYDMVAAPVVDDSGSLLGAVTVDDVLDHMLPEDWRETEYHLDEPAGAAKEGKADGARS from the coding sequence ATGGCAGCGGGCGCCCCCCGGATCTTCGTCTCCCATCTCTCCGGCATCGCCGTGTTCGACCCGGCGGGCGACCAGGTGGGCCGGGTGCGCGACCTGGTCGTCATGCTCCGGGTCGGCCGCAAACCCCCGCGGGTGCTCGGGCTGGTCGTCGAACTCACCACCCGCCGCCGCATCTTCCTGCCCATGACCCGGGTCACCGGCATCGAGTCCGGCCAGGTCATCACCACCGGGGTGGTCAACGTCCGGCGCTTCGAGCAGCGGCCCACCGAGCGCCTGGTCTTCGGCGAGCTGCTCGACCGGCGGGTCTCGCTCACCGAGACGGGCGAGGAGGTCACCGTGCTCGACCTGTCGGTGCAGCAGTTGCCGGCCCGCCGGGACTGGGAGATCGACAAGGTCTTCGTGCGCAAGGGCAGGAAGGGCGGCGCCTTCCGGCGGGCCAAGGGCGAGACCCTCACCGTCGAGTGGTCCGGCGTCACCGGCTTCTCCGTGGAGGAGCACGGGCAGGGCGCCGAGAACCTCCTCGCCACCTTCGAGCAGCTGCGCCCCGCCGACCTCGCCAACGTCCTGCACCACCTGTCCGCCAAGCGCCGCGCGGAGGTCGCCGCCGCCCTCGACGACGACCGCCTGGCCGACGTACTGGAGGAGCTGCCGGAGGACGACCAGATCGAGATCCTCGGCAAGCTCAAGGAGGAGCGCGCCGCGGACGTGCTGGAGGCGATGGACCCCGACGACGCGGCCGACCTGCTGGGCGAGCTGCCCGAGGCGGACAAGGAACGGCTGCTGAGCCTGATGCAGCCGGACGACGCGGCCGACATGCGGCGCCTGATGGCGTACGAGGAGCACACGGCGGGCGGTCTGATGACCACCGAGCCGATCGTGCTGCGGCCCGACGCGACCGTCGCCGACGCCCTGGCCCGGATCCGCAACCCCGACCTGTCCCCGGCGCACGCCGCCCAGGTCTACGTGTGCCGGCCGCCGGAGGAGACGCCGACCGGCAAGTACCTGGGCACCGTCCACTTCCAGCGCCTGCTGCGCGATCCCCCGTACACCCTGGTCGGGTCGATCCTCGACGACGATCTGCGGCCCCTGGAGCCGGACGCCGCGCTGCCCGTCGTCGCCGGGTTCTTCGCCGCGTACGACATGGTCGCGGCGCCGGTCGTGGACGACTCCGGGTCGCTCCTCGGCGCGGTCACCGTGGACGACGTACTGGATCACATGCTGCCCGAGGACTGGCGGGAGACCGAGTACCACCTCGACGAGCCGGCCGGGGCGGCGAAGGAAGGGAAGGCCGATGGCGCCCGATCGTGA